From Fervidobacterium sp., the proteins below share one genomic window:
- the murD gene encoding UDP-N-acetylmuramoyl-L-alanine--D-glutamate ligase — protein MKYALLGFGLSNKYAAKFLMKIGEEIFVSEGGKLSQDDKKFLDENKIPYEEGENSEKILQAEVILTSPSVPHNHPVLVKAQQLGKYVDTEITYFMKYLDWNPKIIAVTGSVGKSTTVAMINHLISKFSSSQISGNFGIPIAQVLLEGKKPGYIVVEISSFQLYWTPYFKPHVAVITNIYPNHLDWHPTMEHYANSKMKIAKFQDKQDYFIYNPKDTETLKRIQYVQATKVPFIADFEFEEIPFHIRTRQNVENIAAAKTVINVLNLQFNMNMLEDFVPLPHRMEYCGTINGAHYYNDSKATNAAAVVKALENFDKNLFLIIAGKGKNEDYTVLADKIKEKCKHVAIIGPIADSIEPYLKERNVNYKRYSDIEQAVREISQIAREGDFVLLGPAGASYDAYKNFEERGNHYKKIVKEIQDAFS, from the coding sequence GTGAAATATGCGCTATTAGGTTTCGGATTAAGTAATAAGTACGCAGCAAAGTTTTTGATGAAAATTGGTGAAGAGATCTTTGTTAGCGAAGGTGGGAAACTTTCGCAAGACGATAAAAAATTCCTTGATGAAAACAAAATACCATACGAAGAAGGAGAAAATTCCGAAAAAATTCTTCAAGCAGAGGTAATATTAACCAGTCCAAGTGTACCTCACAACCATCCTGTACTTGTCAAAGCTCAACAGCTAGGAAAATACGTTGATACCGAGATAACGTACTTTATGAAATACTTAGACTGGAACCCAAAAATCATCGCCGTCACCGGCTCGGTAGGCAAAAGTACAACAGTTGCAATGATAAATCACTTAATTTCAAAATTTTCATCGTCTCAAATCTCTGGAAATTTTGGAATTCCGATTGCACAAGTATTATTAGAGGGAAAAAAGCCAGGTTATATAGTTGTTGAAATAAGTAGTTTTCAATTGTATTGGACACCCTATTTCAAACCTCATGTTGCCGTCATAACAAACATCTATCCAAATCATCTTGACTGGCATCCAACGATGGAACATTACGCAAACTCAAAAATGAAAATTGCGAAATTTCAGGATAAACAAGACTATTTTATCTACAATCCAAAAGATACTGAAACACTCAAAAGAATTCAATACGTACAAGCAACAAAAGTACCTTTTATCGCAGATTTTGAATTTGAAGAAATCCCATTCCACATACGCACAAGACAGAATGTCGAAAACATAGCCGCTGCAAAGACAGTTATTAACGTACTCAACTTACAATTTAATATGAACATGCTTGAAGATTTTGTCCCACTTCCACACAGAATGGAATATTGTGGGACAATAAACGGTGCACATTACTACAACGACTCGAAAGCGACAAATGCGGCTGCAGTTGTTAAAGCTCTTGAAAACTTCGACAAGAATCTCTTTCTTATAATCGCTGGCAAAGGAAAAAATGAAGATTACACTGTTTTAGCTGATAAAATAAAAGAAAAATGTAAACACGTGGCAATAATCGGTCCCATAGCTGATTCAATCGAACCTTACCTAAAAGAAAGGAATGTGAATTACAAAAGGTATTCTGATATTGAGCAAGCAGTAAGAGAAATATCTCAGATAGCAAGAGAAGGAGATTTCGTACTTTTGGGACCGGCTGGTGCAAGCTACGACGCGTACAAAAACTTCGAAGAAAGAGGCAACCACTACAAAAAAATAGTTAAAGAAATTCAAGATGCTTTTTCTTAA
- a CDS encoding alpha-amylase family glycosyl hydrolase produces MIGYEIFIRSFADSNDDGIGDFRGIAQKVDYFKMLGVDLIWLTPHFKSPSYHGYDIIDYFDTNSTFGSLEDFRYMVDTLHANGIKLIIDLPLNHVSDRHPWFKAAMNGEKPYVDYFLWVQPHFNTAEKRHWDEELLWHNRNGKWYYGVFGGSSPDLNYENPEVVEKSLEIVEFWLKQGVDGFRFDAAKHIYDYDIEEGTFRYKHDKNVNYWQLVMDKARSVKGAEVFAVTEVWDDPEIVDRYAKTIGCSFNFYFTEAIRESMQHGAVYKIVDCFQRTLTKKPYKPSNFTGNHDMHRLAQLLPQEEQRKVFFGLLMTTPGVPFIYYGDELGMKGMYDSTFTEDVIEPFPWYASLSGEGQTFWKAVRFNRAFTGVAVEEQINRETSLLKEVINWTNFRKENPWLENAWIENVTHNTFTIAYTVTDGLHGIRVYVNISGHRENFEGISLKPYEVKVM; encoded by the coding sequence ATGATAGGTTATGAAATATTCATACGTTCGTTCGCAGATTCAAACGATGACGGAATAGGTGATTTTAGGGGTATTGCACAGAAGGTAGATTACTTTAAAATGTTGGGAGTCGATCTTATCTGGCTAACTCCGCATTTCAAATCTCCAAGTTATCATGGATACGATATTATTGACTATTTTGACACTAACAGTACGTTTGGTTCTTTGGAAGATTTCAGATACATGGTTGATACACTCCATGCAAATGGAATAAAGCTGATAATAGACTTACCACTTAACCATGTTTCAGACAGACATCCTTGGTTCAAAGCTGCCATGAATGGTGAAAAGCCTTATGTGGACTATTTTCTCTGGGTACAACCTCATTTTAACACAGCAGAGAAAAGACACTGGGATGAGGAATTGCTTTGGCACAACAGAAATGGAAAATGGTACTATGGTGTTTTCGGTGGTTCTTCACCAGATCTGAACTATGAAAATCCGGAAGTTGTGGAAAAGTCACTAGAAATTGTTGAATTCTGGCTCAAACAAGGTGTTGATGGTTTTAGATTCGATGCAGCAAAACATATATATGACTACGACATAGAAGAAGGGACGTTCAGATACAAACACGACAAGAATGTAAATTATTGGCAACTCGTAATGGATAAGGCACGTTCTGTTAAAGGTGCGGAGGTGTTCGCTGTTACAGAAGTCTGGGATGACCCTGAGATAGTTGACAGATACGCTAAAACTATAGGTTGTTCTTTCAACTTTTACTTTACAGAAGCGATAAGGGAATCGATGCAACATGGCGCTGTGTACAAAATTGTTGACTGTTTCCAAAGAACTCTTACAAAGAAGCCGTACAAGCCAAGTAATTTCACAGGCAACCATGACATGCACAGATTAGCTCAATTGCTACCACAAGAAGAGCAAAGAAAGGTATTCTTCGGTTTGCTGATGACAACTCCTGGTGTCCCATTCATCTATTATGGTGATGAACTTGGAATGAAAGGCATGTACGATTCAACCTTTACAGAAGATGTAATCGAACCATTCCCTTGGTACGCTTCATTGTCTGGTGAAGGACAAACATTTTGGAAGGCAGTAAGATTCAACAGAGCATTTACAGGCGTTGCTGTTGAAGAACAAATAAATAGAGAGACAAGTCTTTTGAAAGAAGTAATAAATTGGACAAACTTTAGAAAAGAAAATCCATGGCTTGAAAACGCCTGGATCGAGAATGTTACACATAATACTTTCACAATCGCTTACACGGTCACTGATGGCTTACACGGTATAAGGGTTTATGTGAACATATCTGGGCATCGAGAGAATTTCGAAGGTATTTCATTAAAACCTTACGAAGTAAAAGTTATGTGA
- a CDS encoding sodium-translocating pyrophosphatase, protein MELLFFFVPFVGLLVVYINFSAMLKKPEGTDLMKEISSLIRRGADTFINHEYRTVLTYAIVIAVVLSILTAWYVGVAFLVGAAMSSLAGYIGMKAATRANARVTEQARLTKQIGKALKVAFQGGSVMGISVASLALLGLNIVILLFKHQLEQSSMILVQNRIGVSFIPFAMTISGYALGCSIVAMFDRVGGGVYTKAADMAADLVGKTELKLPEDDPRNPATIADNVGDNVGDVAGLGADLLESYMGAILSVIVLACYTFVLSGQKYYDVLLNLVYYPVGFAAVGLISCIVGILFVILKKSSDKPHAELNYSLIISALLTIIGNYFFTDIILNKPNYQEALVLYGFRFGPFSAFFAAIIGIFAGIIIGLLAEYYTSDNFTPTKRLSYKSIDGTGMVISGGMALGMKSTFLPCLVLFFSIYLADRLSGLYGVAMAAVGMLSFVGTSVTVDSYGPIADNAGGISEMAGLEPEVRHITDRLDMVGNTTAAIGKGFAIGSASLAALSLFASYMFSQTTPGEYVKSIQELLNLNIINSRTLGGAVLGASLPYLFSGILIEAVVKSAGKMVEEIRRQVKEKPGILDGKEKPDYEKCIAISADGALREMVLPAMISIATPLISGFLFGVQFVGGLLVGTTLSGIMLALYTANAGGAWDNAKKHLEQGKIKGLGKGSPEHAALVVGDTVGDPLKDTVGPSLDILIKIMAVVSLIFAPLFERFSIL, encoded by the coding sequence TAAAAAACCTGAAGGTACAGACCTAATGAAAGAGATTTCGTCTTTAATTCGTCGTGGTGCCGACACATTTATTAACCATGAGTACAGAACCGTACTTACGTATGCTATCGTTATTGCCGTTGTTCTATCAATATTAACAGCATGGTATGTCGGTGTTGCCTTTTTAGTTGGAGCAGCGATGAGTTCACTTGCTGGATACATTGGAATGAAGGCTGCTACAAGGGCGAACGCAAGGGTAACCGAACAAGCAAGGTTAACAAAACAAATAGGTAAAGCTTTAAAAGTCGCATTCCAAGGTGGCTCTGTTATGGGAATATCTGTAGCAAGCTTGGCTTTGTTAGGTTTGAACATTGTTATACTACTTTTTAAACATCAACTTGAACAGAGTTCTATGATACTTGTTCAAAATCGGATTGGTGTAAGTTTCATACCTTTTGCAATGACAATATCAGGCTACGCACTCGGTTGCTCAATAGTCGCTATGTTTGACAGGGTAGGGGGAGGAGTTTACACAAAAGCGGCTGACATGGCTGCAGATCTTGTTGGTAAGACCGAATTAAAGCTACCAGAGGATGATCCGAGAAATCCAGCAACTATCGCTGATAATGTAGGTGACAACGTGGGAGATGTTGCCGGACTTGGCGCAGATCTTTTAGAAAGTTACATGGGTGCAATACTGTCAGTTATAGTTTTAGCGTGCTATACATTTGTGCTTTCTGGACAAAAATACTATGATGTTCTTCTAAATTTGGTGTATTACCCTGTTGGTTTTGCAGCTGTTGGTTTAATATCGTGCATCGTAGGAATTCTGTTCGTCATACTAAAAAAATCTTCAGATAAACCTCATGCAGAATTAAACTATTCGCTGATAATATCAGCGTTACTAACAATTATTGGTAACTATTTCTTCACTGATATTATCCTAAACAAACCAAATTACCAAGAAGCGTTGGTACTATACGGTTTTAGATTTGGACCATTTTCCGCATTCTTTGCCGCAATAATAGGTATATTTGCTGGAATAATCATTGGTTTGCTCGCGGAATATTACACTTCAGATAACTTTACCCCAACAAAAAGGCTGAGTTATAAATCGATCGATGGAACGGGGATGGTTATAAGCGGTGGGATGGCACTTGGTATGAAAAGCACATTTTTACCATGTTTGGTTCTTTTCTTTTCAATATATCTTGCCGATAGACTCTCTGGTCTTTATGGTGTTGCTATGGCTGCAGTAGGAATGTTATCGTTTGTTGGAACATCTGTAACTGTGGATTCATACGGACCCATAGCGGATAATGCAGGTGGTATTAGTGAAATGGCTGGACTTGAACCTGAGGTTAGGCATATAACCGATAGACTTGACATGGTTGGAAATACAACAGCTGCTATAGGAAAAGGATTTGCAATAGGTTCGGCATCACTTGCTGCATTATCACTTTTTGCATCTTACATGTTCTCACAAACTACACCTGGTGAATATGTTAAAAGTATACAAGAATTGCTTAATTTAAATATAATAAACTCAAGGACACTTGGTGGAGCTGTTTTGGGTGCTTCATTACCTTACCTTTTCAGTGGAATATTGATAGAAGCAGTTGTCAAATCAGCTGGAAAGATGGTTGAAGAAATAAGAAGACAAGTGAAAGAAAAACCAGGTATTCTCGATGGAAAAGAGAAGCCTGATTATGAAAAATGTATAGCTATTAGCGCTGATGGGGCTTTACGTGAGATGGTGTTACCAGCCATGATATCTATCGCCACTCCGCTTATATCTGGTTTCCTTTTTGGTGTTCAATTTGTTGGTGGATTACTTGTTGGTACAACGCTTAGTGGTATCATGCTTGCGTTATACACAGCTAACGCAGGAGGGGCTTGGGACAACGCAAAAAAACATCTTGAGCAAGGTAAAATCAAAGGCTTAGGAAAGGGATCACCTGAACATGCAGCACTCGTTGTGGGCGATACTGTGGGTGATCCGTTGAAAGATACCGTTGGTCCAAGTTTGGATATACTGATAAAAATAATGGCTGTTGTATCGTTAATCTTTGCTCCCTTATTTGAAAGATTCAGTATCTTGTAA